A single region of the Streptomyces sp. NBC_00425 genome encodes:
- a CDS encoding tetratricopeptide repeat protein: MEDEFFRDLRLLGNLCEERLFTRRSVRSLASTAGLTPTTVGQWLKGSRFPKQERSFTKLITVLREAFAHEGIDVGSRHRHLLNPTQWASRHRSVVARRAHPGGGEHLPSGGATAAVTNLRALDSGVFVGREDEIDLLNDLPSTGTGLSAVTVRGMGGVGKTTLVWHHARRHLAAGRGPVWWVDAESPELIRAGLAALAEALDLKPDKSLTDLEASARALAWLQGRTGWLVVFDNAESPSDLRPFLGSLTTGQIVVTTRRDLAWPGGGMTVSLTPLLPDHAVTVLQELTGLRDEEVTEALRELAEELGGLPLALQQAGAYLAQTRVKPAAYLSYLRGDPATMLAEPIPGDEEQRTIARLWKLTLTMLRGANPDAERLLGVLAYCAPARLPRDVLAGALPSPVRVDGALGLLAAYSLITLTADDITVHRLLQSVLRTTTPPPVHPPADLASGDVAHPCDTAIAWLDGASPSGAPGAVAHWTRWELLEPHVAAVAAHQSRFRRRPHPRLADLLGRTGVYLSSRGRLDSALALQEQALRCAETIHGEHHPTTAMHRGNLAVTLNEAGRYAEAEQLHRAVLRIAEAEHGPRHPATAGPLGNLAHALAGLARYEEAIRLAEDALEITRAARGENHLDTAQCKSTLAGTLYHVGQYAKAAKHAAQALHATRTVLGEDHPETAQLMGNLAAVLGALADYDDALQLEQTALDVTRAAFGEDHPDTALRLGNLAQTLLHLGRYGEAMPRAEAAARIMRGAYGAWHPSTAVQLGNLARVHTGQGAYDEALPLDEEALAITRATLGENHPDTALRLSNLAQSLRRTGRPEEALEREKKALLIIKATLGVRHPDYAIHANNLATILDALGRHEEARPLKEEALRVASKAFGPDHPVNANYASNLVYTLHQLGKHQEALPLAQRAVELTEAAHKDRHPDLAVRLNNLAQTFLALGQRTEGLTRQKQALKVAETALGSQHPTTAHIQRKLAEATTSDLPPATRP, translated from the coding sequence GTGGAGGACGAGTTCTTCCGTGATCTGCGTCTGTTGGGAAATCTCTGCGAGGAGCGTCTGTTCACGCGGCGGTCGGTGCGCTCGCTGGCGTCGACGGCGGGTCTGACGCCGACCACGGTCGGACAGTGGCTCAAAGGCAGTCGTTTCCCCAAGCAGGAGCGCAGTTTCACGAAGCTGATCACGGTGTTGCGCGAGGCCTTCGCCCACGAGGGGATCGATGTCGGCTCGCGCCATCGGCACCTGTTGAATCCGACGCAGTGGGCCAGTCGACACCGATCGGTCGTCGCGCGTCGCGCCCATCCGGGCGGTGGCGAGCACCTGCCTTCTGGGGGCGCGACGGCGGCGGTCACCAACCTGCGCGCATTGGACAGCGGGGTGTTCGTCGGTCGTGAAGACGAGATCGACCTCCTAAACGACCTTCCCTCGACCGGCACCGGCCTGAGTGCCGTGACGGTGCGGGGAATGGGCGGGGTGGGCAAGACGACGCTGGTGTGGCACCACGCGCGGCGCCATCTGGCCGCCGGGCGGGGACCGGTCTGGTGGGTCGACGCGGAAAGCCCCGAGCTCATCCGGGCAGGCCTGGCCGCGCTGGCCGAAGCCCTCGACCTGAAACCGGACAAGTCCCTGACGGACCTGGAGGCGTCCGCCCGGGCGTTGGCATGGCTGCAGGGCCGTACCGGATGGCTGGTCGTCTTCGACAACGCCGAGAGCCCGTCCGACCTGCGCCCCTTCCTCGGCAGCCTGACCACCGGGCAGATCGTGGTCACCACCCGTCGCGACCTGGCCTGGCCGGGAGGCGGCATGACGGTGAGCCTCACCCCTCTCCTTCCGGACCACGCCGTCACCGTGCTGCAAGAACTTACGGGGCTACGGGACGAAGAGGTGACCGAGGCGCTGAGGGAACTGGCCGAGGAACTGGGCGGTCTGCCGCTCGCGCTCCAGCAGGCCGGCGCCTACCTGGCTCAGACCCGCGTCAAGCCCGCCGCCTATCTGTCCTACCTGCGCGGTGATCCCGCCACCATGCTGGCCGAGCCCATCCCCGGCGACGAGGAGCAGCGCACCATCGCCCGCCTGTGGAAACTCACCCTCACCATGCTGCGGGGCGCCAACCCGGACGCTGAGAGACTGCTGGGCGTCCTTGCCTACTGCGCCCCGGCTCGGCTGCCTCGCGACGTGCTGGCCGGTGCCCTGCCTTCGCCCGTACGCGTCGACGGGGCGCTGGGACTGCTGGCCGCCTACAGTCTGATCACCCTCACGGCCGACGACATCACGGTGCACCGACTGCTCCAGTCCGTCCTGCGCACCACCACGCCTCCACCGGTCCATCCGCCAGCCGACCTGGCGAGCGGTGACGTGGCACATCCGTGCGACACCGCCATCGCCTGGCTCGACGGGGCCAGTCCATCGGGCGCCCCCGGTGCCGTGGCGCACTGGACGCGCTGGGAACTGTTGGAGCCTCATGTGGCGGCCGTGGCAGCACACCAAAGCCGCTTCCGCCGCCGGCCTCACCCCAGGCTGGCGGACCTGCTGGGGCGCACGGGCGTCTACCTCAGCTCACGCGGTCGTCTGGACTCCGCTTTGGCACTCCAGGAGCAGGCCCTGCGCTGTGCCGAGACGATCCACGGAGAGCACCATCCGACCACGGCCATGCACCGGGGCAACCTCGCGGTGACGCTCAACGAGGCGGGCCGGTACGCGGAGGCCGAACAACTGCACCGGGCGGTGCTGAGGATCGCCGAGGCTGAACACGGGCCCCGTCACCCGGCCACCGCGGGCCCCCTGGGCAACCTTGCCCATGCCCTGGCCGGCCTTGCTCGGTACGAGGAGGCCATCCGCCTGGCCGAGGACGCCCTAGAGATCACCCGGGCCGCCCGGGGCGAAAATCACCTCGACACGGCCCAGTGCAAGAGCACTCTCGCTGGAACGCTTTACCACGTGGGGCAGTACGCGAAAGCCGCGAAGCATGCCGCGCAGGCCCTGCACGCCACCCGTACCGTCCTGGGCGAAGACCACCCCGAGACTGCCCAGCTCATGGGCAACCTCGCCGCCGTCTTGGGGGCGCTGGCGGACTACGACGACGCCCTGCAACTGGAACAGACGGCGTTGGACGTCACCCGGGCCGCCTTCGGCGAGGACCACCCGGACACCGCCCTGCGCCTGGGAAACCTCGCCCAGACCCTCCTCCACCTCGGACGGTACGGCGAGGCCATGCCTCGGGCCGAGGCGGCCGCGCGCATCATGAGGGGGGCATACGGGGCCTGGCATCCCAGCACCGCCGTTCAGCTGGGCAATCTGGCACGTGTCCACACCGGGCAGGGCGCCTACGACGAAGCCCTGCCGCTCGACGAAGAAGCATTGGCCATCACTCGCGCCACTCTGGGCGAGAACCATCCCGACACCGCCCTGCGTCTGAGCAACTTGGCCCAGAGCCTTCGCAGAACCGGTCGGCCTGAAGAAGCCCTTGAGCGCGAGAAGAAGGCCCTGCTCATCATCAAGGCAACGCTCGGGGTTCGTCATCCCGACTACGCCATCCACGCCAACAACCTGGCCACCATCCTCGACGCACTCGGCCGGCATGAGGAAGCACGGCCCTTGAAGGAGGAGGCGCTGAGGGTGGCCAGTAAGGCCTTCGGGCCGGACCACCCGGTCAACGCCAACTACGCGAGCAACCTGGTTTACACCCTGCACCAACTCGGCAAGCACCAGGAGGCCCTGCCCCTTGCACAGCGAGCCGTGGAGCTCACCGAGGCGGCTCACAAAGACCGACACCCCGACCTCGCGGTGCGGCTGAACAACCTCGCCCAGACTTTCCTCGCCCTGGGACAGCGGACCGAGGGCCTGACCCGCCAGAAGCAGGCGCTGAAAGTGGCCGAGACCGCCCTCGGCTCCCAGCACCCCACCACCGCACACATCCAGCGCAAACTGGCTGAGGCCACCACCTCGGACCTCCCACCGGCGACGCGGCCCTGA
- a CDS encoding IS6 family transposase: MGSASLSYKGRRYPVVVISHCVWLYFRFPLSFREVEELMLERGVTVSHETVRRWCGKFGQQYAGALRRRQPRPGDKWHLDEVFVKINGDQKYLWRAVDQDGNVWDVLVQNRRDKAAARRFLRRLLEKTRTVPRVVVTDNLRSYGAARREVMPCVEHRESKYLNNRAENSHQPTRQRERAMKGFRSVGGAQRSLSAFSGISPHFRPRRHLMPAHDYGAEMTVRFAIWEQITGVASLPTAP; the protein is encoded by the coding sequence GTGGGGAGTGCGTCGCTGTCGTACAAGGGGCGCCGGTATCCGGTCGTGGTGATCTCCCACTGCGTGTGGCTGTACTTCCGCTTCCCGCTGTCGTTCCGCGAGGTCGAGGAGCTCATGCTCGAGCGCGGCGTGACCGTCTCTCATGAGACGGTGCGCCGGTGGTGCGGCAAGTTCGGGCAGCAGTACGCAGGCGCGCTGCGCCGCCGGCAGCCCCGGCCGGGTGACAAGTGGCACCTGGACGAGGTCTTCGTCAAGATCAATGGAGACCAGAAGTACCTGTGGCGGGCCGTCGATCAGGACGGCAACGTTTGGGACGTCCTGGTGCAGAACCGCCGGGACAAGGCCGCGGCCAGACGCTTCTTGCGGCGCCTGCTGGAGAAGACCCGAACGGTGCCGCGGGTGGTCGTCACCGACAACCTCCGCTCCTACGGCGCCGCCCGCCGCGAGGTCATGCCCTGCGTCGAGCACCGCGAGTCGAAGTACCTGAACAACCGGGCGGAGAACAGCCACCAGCCCACCAGGCAGCGCGAACGGGCGATGAAGGGCTTCCGCTCCGTGGGCGGGGCCCAGCGGTCCCTCTCCGCGTTCAGCGGTATCTCGCCCCACTTCCGACCCCGCCGCCACCTGATGCCCGCACACGACTACGGCGCCGAAATGACCGTCCGCTTCGCAATCTGGGAGCAGATCACCGGCGTCGCCAGCCTGCCCACCGCGCCCTGA
- a CDS encoding cellulose binding domain-containing protein gives MGNATHFDGLGSPYGGCGLPQRELDSQDFVALNVFNTPGDYSGSYPRPVPDSREPIKGAFDNGRNCGRWVKVTIGDYCSGTNDGAPGQPFCRNGSWVADKYNGATLTMLVADSCADSNAWCRDDPNHLDLATDSLNRFRIGGTPVGAMYPDRWNNRHVSWSFVTAPDYSGDIRIGFLRGAQRYWPAIAVSHLPNGVHGIQYLANGTWTDATMNSDMGQSYVIGATASGGSDFTVRIRDAADAWLGGGRTYSFSLPSGCAGGCSQDYTAVPYTTDTSGGTPPPTPAPSPSGDTACTAQWKLTGSWQGGYQTDVTVTNRGSRPVTSWSVHHTMPGGVTVANRWNAVVDPSRPATTVHNASYNGSLAPGASTTWGMTLNGDDRDLGTLLCTAS, from the coding sequence TTGGGCAACGCGACCCACTTCGACGGGCTCGGGAGCCCCTACGGCGGCTGTGGTCTGCCGCAGCGCGAACTGGACAGCCAGGACTTCGTGGCGCTCAACGTGTTCAACACACCCGGCGACTACTCGGGCTCCTACCCGCGCCCGGTGCCGGACTCAAGAGAACCGATCAAGGGTGCCTTCGACAACGGCCGCAACTGCGGCCGCTGGGTCAAGGTCACCATCGGGGACTACTGCTCCGGCACCAACGACGGCGCCCCTGGCCAGCCCTTCTGCCGCAACGGCTCCTGGGTGGCCGACAAGTACAACGGGGCCACCCTGACCATGCTCGTCGCGGACAGCTGTGCCGATTCCAACGCCTGGTGCCGGGACGACCCGAACCACCTCGACCTGGCGACCGATTCCCTCAACCGCTTCCGGATCGGCGGCACCCCCGTGGGGGCGATGTACCCGGACCGCTGGAACAACCGTCATGTCTCCTGGAGCTTCGTCACGGCCCCGGACTACAGCGGCGACATCCGTATCGGCTTTCTCAGGGGAGCCCAGCGGTACTGGCCCGCCATCGCCGTCTCCCATTTGCCCAACGGCGTCCACGGCATCCAGTACCTGGCGAACGGCACCTGGACCGACGCCACCATGAACAGCGACATGGGGCAGTCCTATGTCATCGGCGCGACGGCCTCCGGCGGAAGCGACTTCACCGTACGGATCCGCGACGCCGCCGACGCTTGGCTGGGCGGCGGCCGTACGTACTCCTTCTCGCTGCCGTCGGGCTGCGCGGGAGGCTGCTCGCAGGACTACACCGCCGTCCCCTACACCACTGACACCTCTGGAGGGACACCGCCTCCCACTCCCGCGCCGAGCCCCTCCGGCGACACCGCCTGCACGGCGCAGTGGAAGCTGACCGGCTCATGGCAGGGCGGGTACCAGACCGACGTCACGGTCACCAACAGGGGGTCCCGGCCGGTCACCAGCTGGTCGGTGCACCACACCATGCCGGGCGGTGTGACCGTGGCGAACCGCTGGAACGCGGTGGTGGATCCGTCCCGCCCCGCCACCACCGTGCACAACGCCTCCTACAACGGCTCCCTGGCGCCGGGCGCGTCGACGACCTGGGGAATGACGCTCAACGGCGACGACCGAGACCTTGGCACACTCCTCTGCACCGCGTCCTGA
- a CDS encoding cellulase family glycosylhydrolase, whose product MKRRHTLIATGAAGALILGGLVIATLPASAAVTGCSVAYKVQSEWPGGFTADLAITNLGSPVRGWTATFDFPNSDQKVTNGWSATWAQSGTHVSATNLDWNGTLDTSGSASIGFNGAWKGANPQPASVALNGVTCTGSVTSPTPSPTTTATGGPSGPAPELKVSGNRIVTASGKPYRLLGVDRSSGEYACVQGKGLWDGGPVDQASVDAMKTWNIHAVRVPLNEECWLGLNGSPKGAAYQQGVKDYVNLLVANGITPILDLHWTRGAYTNGPDWHCKDATATCQKPMPDAQYAPQFWTGVANTFKGNDAVVLDLFNEPYPEIAAGWDKTVGWQCWRDGGTCTGLPYETAGMQDLVDAVRATGATNVLMLGGLEWANDMREWLTHMPNDPLNNIAASWHSYSFNACATVSCWDSQVAPLAQHVPVVIGEFGQDNCGFDYMQQLVDWADAHNMSYLAWTWNPWGCSNGGVLIKDWAGTPEPGVGEGLKAHLISQDPYSTP is encoded by the coding sequence GTGAAACGTCGTCACACCTTGATAGCCACCGGCGCCGCCGGTGCACTGATCCTGGGTGGCCTTGTCATCGCCACCCTGCCCGCATCGGCAGCCGTCACCGGCTGCTCGGTCGCGTACAAGGTGCAGAGCGAATGGCCGGGAGGGTTCACCGCGGACCTGGCCATCACCAATCTCGGCTCCCCCGTGCGAGGGTGGACCGCGACGTTCGACTTCCCGAACTCCGACCAGAAGGTCACCAACGGCTGGAGTGCCACCTGGGCACAGTCCGGAACCCACGTGTCCGCCACCAACCTCGACTGGAACGGGACGCTGGACACGAGCGGGTCGGCGTCCATCGGGTTCAACGGTGCGTGGAAGGGCGCCAATCCGCAACCCGCATCGGTTGCGCTCAACGGCGTGACCTGTACCGGCTCGGTGACATCCCCGACCCCCAGCCCCACCACCACTGCGACCGGCGGTCCCAGCGGTCCGGCGCCGGAGCTGAAGGTTTCCGGCAACAGGATCGTCACCGCGAGCGGCAAGCCGTACCGACTGCTGGGCGTGGACCGCTCCAGCGGTGAATACGCTTGTGTTCAGGGCAAGGGACTGTGGGACGGCGGCCCGGTCGACCAGGCTTCCGTCGACGCGATGAAGACCTGGAACATCCACGCGGTGCGTGTGCCGTTGAACGAGGAATGCTGGCTCGGCCTCAACGGCTCGCCCAAGGGGGCCGCTTACCAGCAGGGCGTCAAAGATTACGTCAACCTGCTGGTCGCCAATGGCATCACCCCGATCCTCGACCTGCACTGGACGCGGGGCGCCTATACCAACGGGCCGGACTGGCACTGCAAGGACGCCACCGCGACCTGCCAGAAACCCATGCCGGACGCGCAGTACGCCCCCCAGTTCTGGACCGGTGTCGCCAACACCTTCAAGGGCAATGACGCCGTCGTCCTCGATCTGTTCAACGAGCCGTACCCGGAGATCGCCGCCGGCTGGGACAAGACCGTCGGCTGGCAGTGCTGGCGCGACGGCGGCACCTGCACGGGCCTCCCGTACGAGACGGCGGGCATGCAGGACCTGGTCGACGCGGTCCGGGCCACCGGCGCGACCAACGTCCTCATGCTGGGTGGACTTGAGTGGGCCAACGACATGCGCGAGTGGCTGACGCACATGCCGAACGACCCGCTGAACAACATCGCCGCGTCATGGCATTCGTACAGCTTCAACGCCTGTGCGACAGTGTCCTGCTGGGACAGCCAAGTCGCGCCGCTCGCCCAGCACGTGCCGGTCGTCATCGGTGAGTTCGGCCAGGACAACTGCGGCTTCGACTACATGCAGCAGTTGGTGGACTGGGCCGACGCGCACAACATGAGTTATCTCGCATGGACCTGGAACCCCTGGGGCTGCAGCAATGGTGGTGTGCTCATCAAGGACTGGGCGGGCACCCCGGAGCCCGGCGTCGGAGAGGGTCTGAAGGCCCACCTGATCAGCCAAGACCCCTACTCGACCCCATAA
- a CDS encoding cellulose-binding domain-containing protein has product MNSLRVPRHRLPLWALVLTVVAVALPVIATSRAQGAATGCTVTYTTNEWSGGFTAQIRVTNLGAALNGWRLEWAYGGDQQVTSAWNAQVTQSGSAVTAVNAAHNAVLGAGGSVDFGLQGTWRTADPAPTGFALNGAPCGGTATPTPTPTATSTAPAECAGAGATICSDFEDQAGTVPSGAWQTTAPDCQGTGKVSVDTSVAYSGTRSLRVDGGAGYCNHVFAASTRDLSSVGPVVYVRMRVRHTTALPINHVTFVSMPDASQGSKALRVGGQNGALQWNRESDDATLPEQSPAGLALSTPLATGRWLCLRYQIDTTAQSMRTWVDDQEIAGLRVDGVPTQNVDGQWLARRTPPRPTGLRLGWESYSTGDDTLWFDDVALGSSPIGC; this is encoded by the coding sequence ATGAATTCATTACGCGTGCCCCGCCACCGGCTGCCTCTGTGGGCATTGGTTCTGACCGTGGTGGCGGTTGCCCTTCCCGTCATCGCGACGTCGCGCGCACAGGGCGCGGCGACGGGCTGCACGGTCACGTACACCACCAACGAGTGGTCCGGCGGCTTCACCGCCCAGATCCGCGTCACGAATCTCGGCGCCGCCCTGAACGGCTGGCGGCTGGAGTGGGCCTACGGCGGCGACCAGCAGGTCACGTCCGCCTGGAACGCGCAGGTCACCCAGTCGGGCAGCGCGGTGACCGCCGTGAACGCCGCGCACAATGCCGTGCTCGGCGCCGGCGGGTCCGTGGACTTCGGCCTCCAGGGCACCTGGCGCACCGCCGACCCCGCCCCCACCGGCTTTGCCCTCAACGGCGCTCCGTGCGGCGGAACCGCGACTCCCACGCCGACGCCGACGGCGACATCCACGGCGCCGGCCGAATGCGCCGGGGCCGGGGCGACGATCTGCTCCGACTTCGAGGACCAAGCCGGCACCGTGCCCTCGGGCGCCTGGCAGACCACGGCACCCGACTGCCAGGGAACGGGGAAGGTCAGCGTCGACACGTCCGTCGCCTACAGCGGCACCAGGTCGCTGCGCGTCGACGGCGGCGCCGGCTACTGCAACCACGTCTTCGCAGCCTCCACCCGCGATCTGTCCTCCGTCGGGCCCGTGGTGTACGTGCGGATGCGGGTCCGGCACACCACCGCCCTGCCCATCAACCACGTCACCTTCGTGTCCATGCCGGACGCCTCACAGGGCAGCAAGGCGCTGCGCGTCGGCGGGCAGAACGGCGCGTTGCAGTGGAACCGCGAGAGCGACGACGCGACGCTGCCGGAACAGAGCCCGGCGGGTCTCGCGCTCAGCACCCCGCTGGCGACCGGTCGGTGGCTGTGCCTGCGGTACCAGATCGACACCACCGCCCAGTCCATGCGCACCTGGGTCGACGACCAGGAGATCGCCGGACTGCGCGTGGACGGGGTGCCGACCCAGAACGTCGACGGGCAGTGGCTCGCCCGCAGGACCCCTCCCCGCCCCACCGGCCTGCGCCTGGGCTGGGAGAGCTACAGCACCGGGGACGACACTCTCTGGTTCGACGACGTGGCCCTGGGCTCCTCACCGATCGGCTGCTGA
- a CDS encoding TetR/AcrR family transcriptional regulator: MGRGHMPIGRRERAQQAKRERIMTAARELFAEHGVNGVTTQQIAHRADVAIGTLYLYASTKAELLIMVQNEKFAAAIDVGLAAANAAVGQGVLEPVVALLRPVVACLREHTENGRTYLHELVFGDPAELYRQAGLALAGRLEDGITGLLTRNEYIHAADAATLARVITAIIHITATATATVYLHRSDEAFLADIRDQIHATLAPHHRAA, encoded by the coding sequence ATGGGACGCGGCCACATGCCGATCGGGCGCCGCGAGCGGGCCCAACAGGCCAAGCGCGAGCGCATCATGACCGCGGCCCGTGAACTGTTCGCCGAACACGGCGTCAACGGGGTCACGACACAGCAGATCGCCCACCGGGCCGACGTCGCGATCGGCACTCTTTACCTGTACGCGTCCACGAAGGCCGAGTTGCTGATCATGGTGCAGAACGAGAAGTTCGCCGCCGCCATCGACGTCGGCCTCGCCGCCGCGAACGCCGCCGTCGGGCAGGGCGTACTGGAGCCGGTCGTCGCTCTCCTCCGTCCCGTGGTGGCGTGCCTGAGGGAGCACACCGAGAACGGCCGCACATACCTGCACGAACTCGTCTTCGGTGACCCGGCCGAGCTCTACCGGCAAGCGGGTCTAGCCCTTGCCGGCCGCCTCGAGGACGGCATCACCGGCCTGCTCACCCGCAACGAGTACATCCATGCCGCCGACGCGGCGACGCTGGCGCGGGTGATCACCGCGATCATCCACATCACCGCCACCGCCACCGCCACCGTTTACCTGCACCGCAGCGATGAAGCCTTCCTCGCCGACATCCGCGACCAGATCCACGCCACTCTGGCACCCCACCACCGCGCGGCATGA